Part of the Mycolicibacterium mengxianglii genome is shown below.
CGAGACACGGACCCGGATGGCGGAGTTGGCGGTCGAGAATGTGGTTCAGACACTCACCGGCGGAGGACCGATCACCCCGATCGCGGTACCGTCACGTTGACATCAACGGTGCCAGGTCGAGAGGAAGCGATGGCCACCCCACCCGAGCCCCTCCCGACGACCAAGGCGGAGGAGGCGTTTATCGCCATCCGCCGGTTGATCGAACGCGGTCAGCTGCCGGGCGGGGCCAAGTTGACACTGTCCAGCCTGTCCGACGAACTGCAGATGAGCCTGACCCCCATCCGCGAGGCGCTGCGCATGCTGCAGGCCAACGGGCTTGTCGAATACAAACGCCACCACGGTCACGTCGTGACGCGGTACTCGATTCAACGCGCTGAAGAGACCTACCTGCTTCGTCAGACCCTCGAGCCGCTGGCTACCAAGCTAGCGGCGGCGAACGCGACTGCGGCCGAGCTGCAGAGCATCCGCGAGCTCCAAGAGGAGTTCCGGCTGGTTGTCGACGGGGATCCACCACGTTTTGCCGACGTGGTCGACCTCAACGCCCGATGGCATCGCATGGTGTACACGTCGGCGCACTCGACGCTGTTGGACGATTTCATCGAGCGGCTCTGGAATGGTGTGCCGTACCAAGCGATCTGGTTCGTTCAGCGTCGGCATCGTTCCGTCGCCGACCACGAAGCTGTCACCCTCGCACTCGAGGCGAGACAAGCCGCAACCGCCGAACAGGCGATGCTCGACCACATCGTACGAGGCCGTGCCGCCACGGTTGAACATCTTCACGCCATCGGATCCCCCGAGGCCTGAGGGCGTCTGTCAGGAGGCGACGGGTTCGGCGGCGTGATCGGGCGAGGGCCCTACCCCCACACCGCGGACCCGGTTGATGATGAACACCACCGCTCCGATGGCCAGCCACACCACGCCGCCGATCTTGGCCAGCGCATCGGCGTTGAACAGCACGTAGGCGATGATCACGAACCCCAGCGCGGGCACCACCAAGTGCAGCAGGTAATTCTTCGACTTCTTTCGGCCCAGGTAGTACCAGGCGACCGAGATGTGCAGCAGGCAGAAGGCGAACAGCGCGCCGAAGTTCACCAGCGACGAGATCAGCCCGATCTGACCGACGAAGAACAACACCAGCACGATGCTCAACGCGCTGACGACCAGGATCGCCGCGATGGGCACCTGGCGGGCGCTGATCTTCGACAGGAAGTGCGGCAGATGGCGATCCCGGCTCATCGAGAACAGCAGCCGACTGGTTGCCGCCTGCGCCGCCATTGCATTGGCGATACCCACGGCCAGCACGTTGACGACGAAGAACGCGTTCATCCAGCCGGTCGACGACGCAGCCTGAACCAGGTTGAAGAACGCGTTGCCCACCTCGTCGTCGCTGAACGATTCGCGGCCGCCTGCCAGCAGGCTGGCCAGCCAGGTCTGGGTGATGAACAGGAATGCGACGATGAACAGCGCCCCCACCATCGCCTTACCGGCCGGGTTGCGCTCGCCGGTGGATTCCTCTGCCAGAGTGGAGATTCCGTCGAATCCCAGGAAGCTGAGCACCGCAATCGACAGCGCGGCCGCCAGCAACGGCGCACTGACTGTCTCGGGGTTCCAGATCGGCGAGGTGCCCCAGCCGACGTCGGGCAGGCTGCCGCCGCTGATCGCGCGCACCGCGATGATCACGAAGACCACCACGAACACCAGTTCAATCGCCAGGAATACCCGATTGGCCCGCTTCAGCGAGTCCACGCCGAGCAGGTTGACGACGGTGTTGATGAGGACGAACACGATGGCCCACAGCCAACGGGGAGTGTCCGGGAACAACCCGATCATCGATTCGGCGGCGAACACATAGAGCAGCGTCGGCACCAGAAGATAGTCCAGCAGCATCGCCCAGCCGGCGAAAAACCCTGCGTAGGGGTGGATCCCGCGGCCCACGTAGGAGAACACCGACCCGGCCAGCGGGAACGACTTGGCCATCTGTGCATAGGCGAGCGCGGTGAACACCATCGCCACCAGGCCGATGACGTACACCAACGGCACCATGCCTGCTGAGCTGTTGTAGACGGTTCCGAAGATCGCCCACGGTGCGATGGGCACCATGAACACCAGCCCGTACACCAGCAGGTCCACAGTGCTGACCGATCGGTGCAGTTCCTGCTTGTAGCCGAAGGATTCGAGTGCGCGCTGGCTTTTCAGAGCGGAATCAGCGGCGGGATCGATGTCCGTCATGGGTGGTCCTCAGAGGTCAGTGTCAGTTTCGAGGGGGTCAGGACGTGGTGGCGGCCGGCTCATGCTCGGAGAGGAAAGTCGCTATGACAGCACGGAATTCCTCGGGCTTCTCGAGATGGGTGCAGTGGCTCGTGCCGGGGAAGACATGGCTGCGAGCCCCTTCGATTCGTTCGACGTAGGGCGCCCAGCTGGCGGGCGTCGCCTCGTCGAATTCGCCGGCGACCACCAGCGTCGGTGCGGTGATGTCGGGCAATCGGTCGATGATGCTCCAGTTCCGCAGGGTGCCGATCACGTGGAATTCGTTGGGCCCGTTCATGGTGTGGTAGACCGTCGGCTCGGCCTCCATCTGGGCCACGGTGTCGATGAAGTCCTGCGGAGGCGGATCGACGCGGCAGACGTGTCGGCGGTAGAACTCGTCTACTGCTGCGAGATACTCGGGGTCGGTGACGGTTCCGGCCGCCTCATGGCGCTCCAGAGCGTCCCGCGCCTCCGGGGGTAGTTGTGCCCGTAGCTCATTGGCACCGGCCACCCACAGTTCCATCGAGGCCGGCGAGTTACAGATGGCCAGCGACGCGAGCCCCGAGGGCTGCCGCACAGCGATCTCCGCGCCCAGCATGCCGCCCCAGGATTGCCCCAGGAGGTGGTACGTGTCGATTCCCAGTGCACTGCGCACGTTGTGGAACTCGTCGACGAACAGCTGTGGCGTCCAGAACTCTGTCGGCGCGTCGGGCAGGTGCGTGCTGTTCCCACAGCCGATCTGGTCGTAATGGATGACCACACGTCCGGTCTCGTCGGCCAGCTCAGCGATGTTGGCGACGTAGTTATGGGCCA
Proteins encoded:
- a CDS encoding GntR family transcriptional regulator, whose translation is MATPPEPLPTTKAEEAFIAIRRLIERGQLPGGAKLTLSSLSDELQMSLTPIREALRMLQANGLVEYKRHHGHVVTRYSIQRAEETYLLRQTLEPLATKLAAANATAAELQSIRELQEEFRLVVDGDPPRFADVVDLNARWHRMVYTSAHSTLLDDFIERLWNGVPYQAIWFVQRRHRSVADHEAVTLALEARQAATAEQAMLDHIVRGRAATVEHLHAIGSPEA
- a CDS encoding APC family permease: MTDIDPAADSALKSQRALESFGYKQELHRSVSTVDLLVYGLVFMVPIAPWAIFGTVYNSSAGMVPLVYVIGLVAMVFTALAYAQMAKSFPLAGSVFSYVGRGIHPYAGFFAGWAMLLDYLLVPTLLYVFAAESMIGLFPDTPRWLWAIVFVLINTVVNLLGVDSLKRANRVFLAIELVFVVVFVIIAVRAISGGSLPDVGWGTSPIWNPETVSAPLLAAALSIAVLSFLGFDGISTLAEESTGERNPAGKAMVGALFIVAFLFITQTWLASLLAGGRESFSDDEVGNAFFNLVQAASSTGWMNAFFVVNVLAVGIANAMAAQAATSRLLFSMSRDRHLPHFLSKISARQVPIAAILVVSALSIVLVLFFVGQIGLISSLVNFGALFAFCLLHISVAWYYLGRKKSKNYLLHLVVPALGFVIIAYVLFNADALAKIGGVVWLAIGAVVFIINRVRGVGVGPSPDHAAEPVAS
- a CDS encoding proline iminopeptidase-family hydrolase translates to MPRETRLVPFGEYQTWVQITTPDTVAPAALPLFVLHGGPGMAHNYVANIAELADETGRVVIHYDQIGCGNSTHLPDAPTEFWTPQLFVDEFHNVRSALGIDTYHLLGQSWGGMLGAEIAVRQPSGLASLAICNSPASMELWVAGANELRAQLPPEARDALERHEAAGTVTDPEYLAAVDEFYRRHVCRVDPPPQDFIDTVAQMEAEPTVYHTMNGPNEFHVIGTLRNWSIIDRLPDITAPTLVVAGEFDEATPASWAPYVERIEGARSHVFPGTSHCTHLEKPEEFRAVIATFLSEHEPAATTS